A stretch of Aristophania vespae DNA encodes these proteins:
- a CDS encoding TonB-dependent receptor, with amino-acid sequence MERFSKTYKPAVRFGAAVVLGVTAGISLTESEAEAQKLETDPAANDESIKLPSLRVRGENKQENDIPNINATKLDIGRMPLSVRDTPQVINVVPKEIIKEQRLYTLDQALANVPGITLSSGEGRGGLNGDQFRIRGQQARGDIYTDGLKDFGTYTRDIFDVENVEVIKGPAGEYFGAANLGGLINESLKKARSGTFYNFDQSFGNGDMYRGQGDVNYQINHDVALRVNGMYNRSGVVGRDYVYSNRYGSAVDLGLGLHSKTSWHLNWRWLHTDAMPDYGVGMIKMPNGRYKPITSAGLDRNTTYARDADRDNSDIHSLTSSLKSELSSWFTLTNSTRFTHYERNYGATSVGACSTPQCVNDFLNGGNPATRYTAVGGTAYLSKGWGVENVIMGNARFKTAMIKHDLKFGVDVNYQDEDRYAGTWYGRVNNQTIRNPSHSSNGAYIRFPDSKKANSDQRDVGLFLSDHIQLTKQLALFGTVRWDAFTSSIKGYQLNPEYVPRQRQSADRWSPSGSIVYTPFKDSSFYFTFSRSYKPIGTDISSQVTIIQDDTPQNGADYNPQRSDLFEFGNKTDFFNKRLGLGVAFFQINQSNSYYYNEAGDVVSGFIDSGVGLRTRGVEVSLSGKITDNWDIYGAYSWMDSKIKLKQGSEYHGKEAAGAPRNNFSLWTSYDLSSHLFDPAYGHLKIAGGAQYSSASWANGDFDNVARIPYQFSLNGMVSWETERYRVSLNATNLTNHLNYASSFSTSRATPAPGRAFIGNVGLSF; translated from the coding sequence ATGGAGCGGTTTAGCAAGACATATAAGCCGGCAGTGCGTTTTGGGGCGGCTGTGGTTTTGGGTGTAACAGCTGGTATTAGTTTAACTGAGAGCGAAGCTGAAGCTCAGAAATTAGAGACTGATCCTGCTGCGAATGATGAAAGCATAAAGCTGCCTTCATTGCGTGTGCGTGGTGAAAATAAGCAGGAAAATGATATCCCGAATATTAATGCTACAAAGCTTGATATTGGTCGTATGCCTCTTTCTGTGCGTGACACACCTCAAGTTATTAATGTCGTTCCAAAAGAGATTATTAAAGAGCAACGTCTTTATACATTAGACCAGGCTTTGGCTAACGTTCCTGGCATTACCCTTTCAAGTGGCGAGGGGCGCGGGGGACTCAATGGTGACCAGTTTCGTATACGTGGGCAACAAGCCAGGGGTGATATTTATACAGATGGTTTAAAAGATTTTGGTACTTATACACGCGATATTTTCGATGTTGAAAATGTAGAGGTTATTAAAGGCCCTGCGGGTGAATATTTTGGGGCTGCTAACTTAGGGGGATTAATTAATGAATCCCTTAAAAAAGCGCGTTCAGGAACATTTTATAATTTTGATCAAAGCTTTGGTAATGGCGACATGTATCGCGGCCAAGGCGATGTGAACTATCAAATTAATCACGATGTCGCTCTGCGTGTTAACGGGATGTATAATAGGAGCGGTGTTGTTGGGCGTGATTATGTTTATTCAAATCGCTATGGCTCAGCAGTTGATCTAGGATTGGGTTTACATAGTAAGACATCCTGGCATCTAAACTGGCGCTGGCTTCATACTGATGCGATGCCTGATTATGGTGTTGGCATGATCAAAATGCCAAATGGCAGGTATAAGCCTATTACAAGTGCAGGTCTTGATCGTAACACGACTTATGCTCGTGATGCTGATCGTGACAATTCTGATATTCATAGTTTGACATCAAGTCTTAAATCAGAACTGTCTTCCTGGTTTACATTAACCAACAGCACGCGTTTTACACATTACGAGCGTAATTACGGTGCTACATCTGTTGGGGCTTGTAGCACTCCTCAATGTGTTAATGACTTTTTAAATGGTGGTAATCCAGCAACAAGATATACTGCTGTGGGTGGTACAGCCTATCTTTCAAAGGGATGGGGCGTAGAAAATGTTATTATGGGTAACGCCCGTTTCAAAACAGCAATGATTAAACATGATTTGAAGTTTGGCGTTGACGTCAATTACCAGGATGAAGACCGTTATGCGGGAACATGGTATGGGCGTGTTAATAATCAGACGATCAGAAATCCTTCTCATTCATCTAATGGGGCCTATATCCGCTTTCCAGACTCTAAAAAAGCAAATTCAGATCAACGCGATGTCGGATTATTCTTATCTGACCATATTCAGCTAACCAAACAATTAGCCCTTTTTGGAACAGTGCGTTGGGATGCATTTACGTCCAGTATTAAAGGTTACCAACTCAACCCAGAATATGTACCACGTCAAAGACAAAGTGCTGACCGTTGGAGTCCCTCAGGAAGTATTGTTTATACCCCGTTTAAAGACTCATCTTTTTACTTCACCTTCTCGCGTTCATATAAACCTATTGGTACAGACATTTCTTCTCAGGTTACGATCATACAGGATGATACGCCGCAAAATGGTGCTGATTATAACCCACAACGTAGTGACTTATTTGAATTTGGGAATAAAACCGATTTCTTCAATAAACGTTTAGGGCTTGGCGTTGCGTTCTTCCAGATCAATCAAAGTAATTCCTATTATTATAACGAGGCGGGAGATGTGGTCTCAGGTTTTATTGATTCTGGTGTTGGTCTGCGTACTCGTGGTGTCGAAGTTAGTTTAAGCGGTAAAATCACAGATAACTGGGATATATATGGTGCCTATTCCTGGATGGATAGCAAAATCAAGCTTAAACAGGGCTCAGAATATCACGGCAAGGAAGCCGCTGGTGCGCCACGTAATAACTTCTCTTTATGGACGTCATATGACCTATCAAGTCATCTCTTTGATCCGGCCTATGGGCACCTGAAAATAGCAGGTGGAGCACAATATTCCTCAGCAAGTTGGGCCAATGGTGACTTTGATAACGTAGCCCGGATTCCTTACCAATTCTCATTAAATGGGATGGTTTCATGGGAAACAGAGCGTTATCGTGTTTCACTTAATGCAACTAACCTTACCAACCATTTGAATTATGCGTCTTCTTTCAGCACAAGCCGTGCTACGCCGGCTCCAGGGCGTGCTTTTATTGGCAATGTGGGTCTTTCTTTCTAA
- a CDS encoding Fe2+-dependent dioxygenase, whose amino-acid sequence MLIHIPNILSPEEVAYFRQRLEADKWVDGKITAGEQSAKAKLNLQIPQDSKVSRELGTLLLKALARSDIFTSAALPLRVFPPLFNRYDTGMKFDTHVDNAIRPDPETGFRIRTDVSSTLFLTEPEDYDGGELVIEDTYGTHQVKLPAGDLVLYPSTSLHSVSPVTRGSRWASFFWTQSMVKDDGMRSLLYEFDQSIRSARQLLPDDNRAILGFTSVYHNLVRRWAEL is encoded by the coding sequence ATGCTTATCCATATTCCCAATATTTTATCGCCGGAGGAAGTCGCCTATTTTCGTCAGAGGCTTGAAGCTGATAAGTGGGTTGATGGAAAAATTACGGCAGGCGAGCAGTCAGCTAAAGCAAAATTAAACTTGCAAATCCCTCAGGATTCTAAAGTGAGTCGTGAGTTAGGAACTCTGCTTTTAAAAGCTCTTGCCCGAAGCGATATTTTTACGAGTGCAGCTTTACCTTTGCGGGTTTTCCCTCCTCTTTTTAACCGATATGATACTGGCATGAAATTCGACACTCACGTCGATAATGCAATTCGTCCCGATCCCGAAACGGGTTTTCGCATTCGGACAGACGTTTCATCCACATTATTTTTAACTGAACCTGAAGATTATGATGGTGGAGAGCTTGTTATCGAAGACACATATGGCACGCATCAGGTTAAACTACCTGCTGGGGATCTTGTGCTTTATCCTTCTACAAGTCTGCATAGTGTGAGTCCTGTCACCAGAGGGAGCCGCTGGGCTTCGTTTTTCTGGACACAGTCCATGGTAAAAGATGATGGAATGCGCAGTCTCTTATATGAATTTGACCAGTCTATACGGTCTGCCCGTCAGTTATTACCTGATGATAACCGCGCTATTTTAGGTTTTACGTCTGTCTACCATAATTTAGTTCGTAGGTGGGCTGAGCTTTAA
- the exbB gene encoding tonB-system energizer ExbB: MPATPASSVPFSPWEMFLNAGSLVQGVMIILVIASVLSWTIFIAKSVELICVRLKLQKAEQQIEKASTFDMIKDETLESRIAQTLIMAAEAERIRSKELFDDSEGIKERIVLHLERLEAAEGRKLMRGTSFLATTGATAPFIGLFGTVWGIMTSFTGIAASKATSLAVVAPGIAEALLATALGLVAAIPAVIIYNHLARKTASCRAQIADLTALIMRLISRDLSQKQHLFPNGRVVPFNLSRHAGE; the protein is encoded by the coding sequence ATGCCTGCCACTCCTGCATCTTCAGTTCCTTTTTCCCCCTGGGAGATGTTTCTCAATGCGGGATCCCTTGTGCAGGGTGTGATGATCATCCTGGTCATTGCTAGTGTGCTTAGTTGGACCATATTCATCGCCAAATCAGTCGAACTCATATGTGTGAGGCTTAAACTTCAAAAAGCAGAGCAGCAGATTGAAAAAGCCTCTACTTTTGACATGATAAAAGATGAGACATTAGAGAGCAGAATAGCCCAAACGCTTATTATGGCCGCCGAAGCTGAACGCATCCGCTCTAAAGAGCTTTTTGATGATAGTGAGGGTATAAAAGAACGCATTGTTCTTCATCTGGAACGATTAGAAGCCGCTGAAGGACGTAAGCTCATGAGAGGTACATCCTTTCTGGCAACCACGGGAGCTACTGCACCTTTTATAGGTTTATTCGGTACAGTTTGGGGTATTATGACCTCATTCACAGGCATTGCAGCCAGTAAGGCCACTAGCCTCGCCGTTGTTGCCCCAGGCATTGCCGAAGCCCTGCTCGCCACAGCCTTAGGGCTTGTTGCAGCGATACCGGCAGTTATTATTTATAATCATTTGGCACGCAAAACTGCCTCCTGTCGTGCACAGATAGCTGATTTGACAGCCCTTATTATGCGCCTGATTTCTCGTGATTTAAGCCAAAAACAGCATCTATTTCCTAATGGGCGAGTCGTCCCTTTTAATTTGTCACGCCACGCTGGGGAGTAA
- the exbD gene encoding TonB system transport protein ExbD: MIRIRHADETGQHFNKGETSEINVTPFIDVVLVLLVIFMVTAPLTTVNVPVDLPSSTEKPAPRPDHPVFLTVKADHGLALGDDDISVDALPSALETATKGNKEERIFLRADKIVDYGTLMSVMNKLRKEGYLKVALVNLQGQEDPSENSSSVSTK; this comes from the coding sequence ATGATTCGCATTCGTCATGCTGATGAGACCGGACAACATTTTAACAAAGGTGAGACCAGTGAGATAAACGTCACACCCTTTATTGATGTAGTTCTGGTACTACTTGTAATTTTTATGGTTACAGCTCCTTTAACAACTGTAAATGTACCTGTTGATCTACCATCTTCAACTGAAAAACCAGCACCGCGTCCCGATCATCCAGTTTTTCTTACTGTCAAAGCCGATCATGGCTTAGCGTTAGGAGACGATGACATTAGTGTCGACGCACTGCCAAGCGCTTTAGAAACAGCAACCAAAGGCAATAAAGAAGAGCGTATTTTCCTTCGTGCCGACAAAATTGTAGATTACGGCACCCTTATGAGCGTAATGAATAAGCTCCGCAAAGAGGGTTACCTTAAAGTGGCGCTTGTTAACCTTCAGGGACAAGAAGACCCTTCAGAAAATTCTTCATCCGTGAGCACAAAGTGA
- a CDS encoding energy transducer TonB family protein — protein MNSTAEKELIATSFLDWQKSLIKQSKREDILLWGSSFIAVLTIGAALLWWAMHVSPPEIIIDEPPPAAIAIDMTPMSVTTPPQDVALGPQQTQSQSEAAEQKTPEISAPPSPAPNPPIAVPKAQKPHKVVKKRKPLPVVKKLPPKNTPPAETTTAPPSTEAPPAPSQAAPAPGHSSAKTSHNLVTWQGAVLGRLEKFKRYPSEAMESDQEGVPHVTFSMDRNGKIISVKLAKKSGHSLLDEEALSLPKRAEPLPPPPDTVKGNVITLTVPIEFYIH, from the coding sequence GTGAATAGCACGGCAGAAAAAGAACTCATTGCGACAAGTTTTCTTGATTGGCAAAAAAGCCTTATCAAGCAGAGTAAGCGTGAAGATATTCTTTTGTGGGGCAGTTCTTTTATAGCGGTCTTAACTATCGGCGCCGCACTTCTCTGGTGGGCCATGCATGTCTCTCCCCCAGAAATTATCATAGATGAACCGCCACCTGCGGCAATCGCTATTGATATGACACCTATGTCTGTAACCACGCCGCCCCAAGATGTTGCACTTGGCCCTCAGCAAACCCAGTCCCAATCTGAGGCAGCAGAGCAAAAAACACCTGAAATATCTGCCCCGCCATCACCTGCACCTAACCCACCCATAGCGGTTCCGAAAGCGCAAAAACCACACAAGGTTGTTAAAAAACGCAAACCCTTGCCTGTGGTAAAAAAATTACCTCCTAAAAATACACCTCCAGCAGAAACAACAACGGCTCCTCCCTCTACAGAAGCTCCTCCAGCGCCATCACAAGCAGCACCAGCACCGGGCCACTCATCTGCAAAGACATCTCATAATCTCGTAACATGGCAGGGCGCAGTTTTAGGGCGTCTTGAAAAATTTAAGCGTTACCCTTCTGAAGCAATGGAAAGTGACCAGGAAGGTGTACCCCATGTTACATTCTCAATGGACCGCAATGGCAAAATTATTTCTGTCAAATTAGCCAAAAAATCCGGCCATTCCCTTTTAGATGAAGAGGCTTTGTCGTTACCAAAACGAGCCGAACCTCTACCACCTCCCCCGGATACGGTAAAAGGAAACGTCATTACCCTGACTGTACCAATCGAGTTTTATATTCATTGA
- a CDS encoding nucleoside deaminase — MAMYRDKSKKNFSVSSWQEAMEKALFLAHEGARAGEVPIGALVLDEKGCLLSQAHNLVEKNHDASAHAEILALRDASRLLKTPRLTGCTLIVTLEPCIMCAASISHFRLHRLVYGAYDPKGGGVDHGPRLFQMAGCLHRPKEIISGFRETDSAHLLKQFFKAKR; from the coding sequence ATGGCCATGTATCGCGATAAATCAAAGAAAAATTTTTCTGTTTCCTCATGGCAGGAGGCAATGGAAAAAGCGCTTTTTTTAGCACATGAAGGTGCTAGGGCTGGTGAAGTGCCTATCGGTGCTTTGGTTCTTGATGAAAAAGGCTGTCTTCTTTCTCAGGCACATAATTTAGTAGAAAAAAATCATGATGCCTCGGCTCATGCTGAAATTTTGGCCTTGCGAGATGCGTCACGACTTTTGAAAACGCCTCGTCTGACTGGCTGCACACTTATTGTAACGTTAGAACCTTGTATAATGTGTGCAGCCTCCATAAGCCATTTTCGCCTTCATAGGCTTGTTTATGGGGCTTATGATCCTAAAGGAGGGGGTGTTGATCACGGGCCGCGCTTATTTCAAATGGCTGGTTGTTTGCATAGGCCAAAAGAGATTATTAGCGGTTTTCGTGAAACCGATTCAGCGCATTTGCTAAAACAGTTTTTTAAAGCAAAGCGCTGA
- a CDS encoding pseudouridine synthase: protein MNKISPSSSLNSERGERIAKVLARCGVASRRAVEHMIEDGRVILNNEKVTHPATFVQSGDILRVDGKIIEPPQRTRLWRYYKPTGLVTTHHDPQERPTVFASLPEGMPRVVSVGRLDLNSEGLLLLTNDGALARELELPSRQWVRRYRVRVFGLVDPKRLADLAKGSEFEGVKYGPIHAVLDSTKGDNSWLTVSLKEGKNREIRRVMLGMNLHVSRLIRLSYGPFMLGSLKAGDIEEVAGKVLAEQIPFVNDGIKAAKKRTK from the coding sequence ATGAATAAAATTTCTCCTTCTTCCTCTTTGAATTCTGAACGTGGCGAACGTATCGCCAAAGTCCTTGCACGTTGCGGCGTTGCCAGCCGTAGGGCCGTCGAACATATGATTGAAGATGGACGAGTCATTCTTAATAATGAGAAGGTTACGCATCCTGCAACCTTCGTTCAGTCAGGTGATATTCTTAGAGTTGATGGGAAAATTATAGAACCCCCGCAACGTACGCGTTTATGGCGTTATTATAAACCCACAGGTCTTGTCACTACTCATCATGACCCACAAGAAAGGCCAACCGTCTTTGCTTCTCTTCCCGAAGGAATGCCCCGTGTCGTTAGTGTCGGACGGCTTGACTTAAACTCCGAGGGATTGCTCCTTCTTACTAATGATGGCGCTTTAGCTCGTGAATTAGAGTTGCCATCGCGGCAATGGGTGCGTCGCTACAGAGTGCGCGTTTTTGGTTTGGTTGATCCCAAGCGACTCGCAGATCTGGCCAAGGGATCTGAGTTTGAAGGTGTAAAATACGGCCCTATTCATGCTGTTCTTGATTCTACCAAAGGTGATAATTCCTGGCTGACTGTCAGCCTTAAAGAAGGCAAAAACCGCGAAATTCGGCGTGTCATGTTAGGTATGAACCTGCATGTTAGCCGGCTTATCCGCCTCTCTTACGGTCCCTTCATGCTTGGCTCTTTAAAAGCAGGAGACATAGAAGAAGTCGCAGGCAAAGTTCTTGCTGAGCAAATTCCTTTTGTGAATGACGGCATTAAAGCGGCAAAAAAGCGCACGAAATGA
- the rsmD gene encoding 16S rRNA (guanine(966)-N(2))-methyltransferase RsmD — MKIIAGRFRGRTLRAPTGQNTRPTSQRTRQIIFDHLMHASWYGREALERACILDGFAGTGALGLEALSRGAKFASFIEKSRQAAAILHDNVRACRVEDQTQILRCDTINPPPARMKHNLVFLDPPYHKALVPQALRALSQKGWLAEKALIIAETEHQTEDLLHEPEKLILKRQIGIAEVRFWFHQG, encoded by the coding sequence ATGAAAATCATTGCTGGCCGCTTCCGGGGGCGCACCCTGCGCGCGCCAACAGGGCAAAATACCCGCCCAACCTCTCAAAGAACAAGGCAAATCATTTTCGACCATCTTATGCATGCCTCTTGGTACGGCCGAGAGGCATTAGAGCGGGCCTGTATTTTAGATGGATTTGCCGGAACAGGAGCTCTTGGACTAGAAGCCCTGTCCCGAGGGGCAAAATTCGCAAGCTTTATTGAAAAATCACGTCAAGCAGCCGCTATTTTACACGATAACGTACGTGCCTGCCGCGTTGAAGATCAAACCCAAATTTTGCGATGTGATACAATAAACCCTCCTCCAGCCCGCATGAAACATAATTTGGTTTTTTTGGATCCACCTTACCATAAAGCTCTGGTTCCCCAGGCTCTTAGGGCCCTTTCTCAAAAAGGGTGGCTTGCTGAAAAAGCCCTTATAATTGCAGAGACTGAACACCAGACCGAAGATTTGTTGCATGAACCTGAAAAGCTTATACTCAAGCGACAAATTGGTATAGCAGAAGTCCGTTTTTGGTTTCATCAGGGATAA